A genomic stretch from Salvelinus namaycush isolate Seneca chromosome 25, SaNama_1.0, whole genome shotgun sequence includes:
- the LOC120020129 gene encoding cadherin-6-like isoform X1, giving the protein MRTCLLTIIWACLSLYVNSTSISRKTVLEMGGEEDSDGAKGGKILKRFKRGWMWNQFFLQEEYTGSDKQYIGKLQSDMDKGDGTLKYILTGDGAGDIFTIDENNGDLHANKRLDREEKAFYTLRATVVNKNTGLKLEPETEFIVKLHDINDNEPKFAKELYTASAPERSNIGTSVTQVTATDADDSMYGNSAKLRYSISQGHPYFSVDPNTGIIRTALGPGEMDREKREHYQVVIEAKDMAGQRGGLTGTTTVNITLTDVNDNPPRFSQSIYQFSVPESIKTGIPVGRINAVDKDLGKNAEMYYSVVSGDGLDMFDVITDKDSQEGIITVLKSLDYEKTRSYTLEIQVQNTQTLDTRFLGYLPTKDMATVRIGIEDVDEPPLFEKASYVMEVKEDAAVGTAVGSVRAMDPDGYNSPVRYSIDRRTDLDRLFNVHSGNGSIFIIRPLDREEAAWHNISVIATEFRHTDKPLQTSWVPVYVRLLDVNDNAPKFASFYETFVCEKTKAGQKIQTVSAVDADDPVGGHKFFFSLAMEGAYRGNFTVKDNGDNTAGVLTRRSSYSQLHKSIYLVPVLITDGDFPMQSSTGTLTVRVCICDREGNMELCNAEAQTSSAGLSTGALVAILLCVIILLMIIVLFAALKRQKKKEPLIISKEDVRDNVVSYNDEGGGEEDTQAFDIGALRNPEAIEESKQRRDIIPSGTLYPPIRRTAIPSRDNADVRDFINQRVQDNDSNPTAPPYDSLATYAYEGTGSVAESLSSLGSASSEGDQDYNYLSDWGPRFRKLADMYGAEDSDLES; this is encoded by the exons CTTCAATCTGACATGGACAAGGGGGATGGAACCCTGAAGTACATTCTAACCGGGGACGGGGCTGGAGACATATTTACTATTGATGAAAACAATGGTGACCTCCATGCCAATAAGAGACTGGACAGAGAGGAGAAGGCCTTCTATACCCTCCGAGCCACCGTAGTCAACAAGAACACAGGCCTGAAACTGGAGCCTGAGACAGAGTTCATCGTTAAACTTCACGATATCAATGACAATGAGCCTAAATTCGCAAAGGAACTTTACACTGCCAGTGCACCTGAGAGGTCTAATATAG GTACTTCAGTCACCCAGGTAACAGCCACGGATGCAGATGACAGCATGTACGGGAACAGCGCAAAACTACGATACAGCATCAGCCAGGGGCACCCATACTTCTCTGTGGACCCAAACacag GTATCATCAGGACAGCCCTGGGGCCTGGAGAGATGGACCGGGAGAAGCGGGAGCACTACCAGGTGGTGATTGAGGCCAAGGACATGGCGGGCCAAAGGGGAGGCTTAACTGGAACCACCACAGTCAATATCACCCTGACCGACGTCAACGACAACCCCCCACGCTTCTCTCAGA GTATATATCAGTTCAGCGTTCCAGAGTCTATAAAAACTGGAATCCCAGTTGGGAGAATCAACGCAGTAGATAAAGACCTTGGGAAGAATGCGGAGATGTACTACAGTGTTGTCAGTGGGGATGGCTTGGACATGTTCGATGTCATCACGGACAAAGACTCACAGGAGGGCATCATTACTGTTCTAAAG TCAttggactatgaaaagacccgaTCCTACACACTGGAGATCCAGGTACAGAACACTCAGACCTTGGACACTCGCTTCCTGGGGTACCTACCCACCAAGGACATGGCCACAGTCAGGATCGGCATAGAAGATGTGGATGAGCCTCCTCTGTTTGAGAAAGCCAGCTACGTGATGGAGGTGAAGGAGGATGCAGCCGTGGGTACTGCAGTAGGGTCTGTCAGGGCTATGGACCCGGATGGATACAACAGTCCAGTCAG GTACTCCATTGATCGTCGTACTGATCTAGACAGGCTTTTCAACGTGCATTCTGGGAATGGGTCCATATTTATCATAAGACCTCTTGACCGAGAAGAAGCTGCCTGGCACAACATTTCTGTTATCGCAACAGAGTTCAG ACACACAGACAAACCTCTGCAGACCAGTTGGGTGCCTGTTTATGTCCGTCTTTTAGATGTCAACGACAACGCACCCAAGTTCGCCTCTTTCTACGAGACATTTGTTTGTGAAAAGACTAAGGCTGGACAG AAGATCCAGACGGTGAGTGCTGTGGATGCAGATGACCCGGTGGGTGGACACAAGTTCTTCTTCAGTCTGGCTATGGAGGGGGCTTACAGAGGCAACTTCACAGTCAAAGACAATGGCG ATAACACAGCTGGCGTCCTAACCCGGCGCTCCAGCTACAGCCAACTGCACAAGAGCATCTACCTGGTTCCTGTGTTGATCACGGACGGGGACTTCCCCATGCAGAGCAGCACGGGGACGCTGACGGTGCGCGTGTGCATCTGCGACCGCGAGGGAAACATGGAGCTGTGCAACGCCGAGGCCCAGACCAGCTCAGCTGGACTTAGCACCGGGGCCCTGGTGGCTATCCTGCTGTGTGtcatcatcctcctca TGATCATAGTGCTGTTTGCTGCACTGAAGAGGCAGAAGAAGAAGGAGCCTCTGATCATCTCTAAAGAGGACGTGCGAGACAACGTGGTCAGCTACAATGACGAGGGGGGCGGAGAGGAGGACACCCAGGCTTTCGACATCGGGGCTCTGCGTAACCCCGAGGCCATCGAGGAGAGCAAACAGAGGCGGGACATCATCCCTTCGGGCACTCTGTACCCCCCTATCAGACGGACAGCCATCCCGTCGCGGGACAACGCAGACGTCCGGGACTTCATAAACCAGCGGGTGCAGGATAACGACAGTAACCCCACTGCCCCCCCTTATGACTCTCTGGCCACATATGCCTATGAGGGAACCGGCTCAGTGGCTGAGTCTCTGAGCTCCTTGGGGTCAGCATCCTCTGAAGGGGACCAGGACTACAACTACCTCAGTGACTGGGGGCCCCGCTTTAGGAAACTGGCTGACATGTACGGGGCTGAGGACAGCGACCTTGAATCCTAA
- the LOC120020129 gene encoding cadherin-6-like isoform X2: MGGEEDSDGAKGGKILKRFKRGWMWNQFFLQEEYTGSDKQYIGKLQSDMDKGDGTLKYILTGDGAGDIFTIDENNGDLHANKRLDREEKAFYTLRATVVNKNTGLKLEPETEFIVKLHDINDNEPKFAKELYTASAPERSNIGTSVTQVTATDADDSMYGNSAKLRYSISQGHPYFSVDPNTGIIRTALGPGEMDREKREHYQVVIEAKDMAGQRGGLTGTTTVNITLTDVNDNPPRFSQSIYQFSVPESIKTGIPVGRINAVDKDLGKNAEMYYSVVSGDGLDMFDVITDKDSQEGIITVLKSLDYEKTRSYTLEIQVQNTQTLDTRFLGYLPTKDMATVRIGIEDVDEPPLFEKASYVMEVKEDAAVGTAVGSVRAMDPDGYNSPVRYSIDRRTDLDRLFNVHSGNGSIFIIRPLDREEAAWHNISVIATEFNKPLQTSWVPVYVRLLDVNDNAPKFASFYETFVCEKTKAGQKIQTVSAVDADDPVGGHKFFFSLAMEGAYRGNFTVKDNGDNTAGVLTRRSSYSQLHKSIYLVPVLITDGDFPMQSSTGTLTVRVCICDREGNMELCNAEAQTSSAGLSTGALVAILLCVIILLMIIVLFAALKRQKKKEPLIISKEDVRDNVVSYNDEGGGEEDTQAFDIGALRNPEAIEESKQRRDIIPSGTLYPPIRRTAIPSRDNADVRDFINQRVQDNDSNPTAPPYDSLATYAYEGTGSVAESLSSLGSASSEGDQDYNYLSDWGPRFRKLADMYGAEDSDLES; this comes from the exons CTTCAATCTGACATGGACAAGGGGGATGGAACCCTGAAGTACATTCTAACCGGGGACGGGGCTGGAGACATATTTACTATTGATGAAAACAATGGTGACCTCCATGCCAATAAGAGACTGGACAGAGAGGAGAAGGCCTTCTATACCCTCCGAGCCACCGTAGTCAACAAGAACACAGGCCTGAAACTGGAGCCTGAGACAGAGTTCATCGTTAAACTTCACGATATCAATGACAATGAGCCTAAATTCGCAAAGGAACTTTACACTGCCAGTGCACCTGAGAGGTCTAATATAG GTACTTCAGTCACCCAGGTAACAGCCACGGATGCAGATGACAGCATGTACGGGAACAGCGCAAAACTACGATACAGCATCAGCCAGGGGCACCCATACTTCTCTGTGGACCCAAACacag GTATCATCAGGACAGCCCTGGGGCCTGGAGAGATGGACCGGGAGAAGCGGGAGCACTACCAGGTGGTGATTGAGGCCAAGGACATGGCGGGCCAAAGGGGAGGCTTAACTGGAACCACCACAGTCAATATCACCCTGACCGACGTCAACGACAACCCCCCACGCTTCTCTCAGA GTATATATCAGTTCAGCGTTCCAGAGTCTATAAAAACTGGAATCCCAGTTGGGAGAATCAACGCAGTAGATAAAGACCTTGGGAAGAATGCGGAGATGTACTACAGTGTTGTCAGTGGGGATGGCTTGGACATGTTCGATGTCATCACGGACAAAGACTCACAGGAGGGCATCATTACTGTTCTAAAG TCAttggactatgaaaagacccgaTCCTACACACTGGAGATCCAGGTACAGAACACTCAGACCTTGGACACTCGCTTCCTGGGGTACCTACCCACCAAGGACATGGCCACAGTCAGGATCGGCATAGAAGATGTGGATGAGCCTCCTCTGTTTGAGAAAGCCAGCTACGTGATGGAGGTGAAGGAGGATGCAGCCGTGGGTACTGCAGTAGGGTCTGTCAGGGCTATGGACCCGGATGGATACAACAGTCCAGTCAG GTACTCCATTGATCGTCGTACTGATCTAGACAGGCTTTTCAACGTGCATTCTGGGAATGGGTCCATATTTATCATAAGACCTCTTGACCGAGAAGAAGCTGCCTGGCACAACATTTCTGTTATCGCAACAGAGTTCA ACAAACCTCTGCAGACCAGTTGGGTGCCTGTTTATGTCCGTCTTTTAGATGTCAACGACAACGCACCCAAGTTCGCCTCTTTCTACGAGACATTTGTTTGTGAAAAGACTAAGGCTGGACAG AAGATCCAGACGGTGAGTGCTGTGGATGCAGATGACCCGGTGGGTGGACACAAGTTCTTCTTCAGTCTGGCTATGGAGGGGGCTTACAGAGGCAACTTCACAGTCAAAGACAATGGCG ATAACACAGCTGGCGTCCTAACCCGGCGCTCCAGCTACAGCCAACTGCACAAGAGCATCTACCTGGTTCCTGTGTTGATCACGGACGGGGACTTCCCCATGCAGAGCAGCACGGGGACGCTGACGGTGCGCGTGTGCATCTGCGACCGCGAGGGAAACATGGAGCTGTGCAACGCCGAGGCCCAGACCAGCTCAGCTGGACTTAGCACCGGGGCCCTGGTGGCTATCCTGCTGTGTGtcatcatcctcctca TGATCATAGTGCTGTTTGCTGCACTGAAGAGGCAGAAGAAGAAGGAGCCTCTGATCATCTCTAAAGAGGACGTGCGAGACAACGTGGTCAGCTACAATGACGAGGGGGGCGGAGAGGAGGACACCCAGGCTTTCGACATCGGGGCTCTGCGTAACCCCGAGGCCATCGAGGAGAGCAAACAGAGGCGGGACATCATCCCTTCGGGCACTCTGTACCCCCCTATCAGACGGACAGCCATCCCGTCGCGGGACAACGCAGACGTCCGGGACTTCATAAACCAGCGGGTGCAGGATAACGACAGTAACCCCACTGCCCCCCCTTATGACTCTCTGGCCACATATGCCTATGAGGGAACCGGCTCAGTGGCTGAGTCTCTGAGCTCCTTGGGGTCAGCATCCTCTGAAGGGGACCAGGACTACAACTACCTCAGTGACTGGGGGCCCCGCTTTAGGAAACTGGCTGACATGTACGGGGCTGAGGACAGCGACCTTGAATCCTAA